In a single window of the Callithrix jacchus isolate 240 chromosome 1, calJac240_pri, whole genome shotgun sequence genome:
- the NDUFA8 gene encoding NADH dehydrogenase [ubiquinone] 1 alpha subcomplex subunit 8 has translation MPGIVELPTLEELKVEEVKVSSAVLKAAAHHYGAQCDKPNKEFMLCRWEEKDPRRCLEEGKLVNKCALDFFRQIKRHCAEPFTEYWTCIDYSGQQLFRHCRKQQAKFDECVLDKLGWVRPDLGELSKVTKVKTDRPLPENPYHSRPRPEPKPEYDGNLKPALYGSRFSFWTK, from the exons ATGCCGGGGATAGTGGAGCTGCCCACTCTAGAGGAACTGAAAGTGGAAGAG GTGAAAGTCAGTTCTGCTGTGCTTAAAGCCGCGGCCCATCACTATGGAGCTCAGTGTGATAAGCCCAACAAGGAGTTTATGCTCTGCCGCTGGGAAGAGAAAGATCCGAGGCGGTGTTTAGAGGAAGGCAAGCTGGTCAACAAGTGTGCTTTGGACTTCTTTAG GCAGATAAAACGTCACTGTGCAGAGCCTTTTACAGAATATTGGACCTGCATTGATTATTCTGGCCAGCAGTTATTTCGTCACTGTCGCAAACAGCAGGCAAAGTTTGATGAGTGTGTGCTGGACAAACTGGGCTGGGTGCGGCCTGACCTGGGAGAGCTGTCAAAG GTCACCAAAGTGAAAACAGATCGGCCTTTACCAGAGAATCCCTATCACTCAAGACCAAGACCAGAGCCCAAGCCTGAGTACGATGGAAATCTGAAGCCTGCCTTATATGGCAGCCGCTTTTCTTTCTGGACCAAGTAA